The following proteins are encoded in a genomic region of Syntrophotaleaceae bacterium:
- the cas2 gene encoding CRISPR-associated endonuclease Cas2, with product MMVLVSYDVATSDTAGPRRLRKVAKICTNHGQRVQFSVFECLVDPAQWVAMRQQLVKTIDETQDSLRFYFLGANWKNRVEHVGAKKTIDQEGPLIL from the coding sequence ATGATGGTGTTGGTAAGCTACGACGTGGCCACATCGGATACCGCCGGTCCCAGACGCTTGCGCAAGGTCGCGAAAATCTGCACAAACCACGGCCAGCGGGTGCAGTTTTCCGTATTCGAATGTCTGGTCGATCCAGCCCAATGGGTGGCCATGCGGCAGCAACTGGTAAAGACGATCGATGAAACCCAGGACAGTTTGAGATTCTATTTTCTTGGTGCCAATTGGAAGAATAGGGTTGAGCACGTCGGTGCAAAGAAGACTATTGACCAGGAGGGGCCATTGATCCTCTAG